One genomic region from Pseudoduganella dura encodes:
- a CDS encoding pectinesterase family protein produces the protein MTSTRSPAAVALAIPLASVLAAAAALASLPALAVELLPRAGATGVNPDTPLRLVFDTSPTVGTRGRIRIYDAADDRLVDTLDLSIPAGPTTRRTAPRAPYLVHPYPYGGPRRTNADTRPGTPTAGVDPAPVAAPGDYQLTIIGGFTEGFHFHPVIVRGNTALVTPHHDLLDYGKTYYVQVDPGVLSGDGFDGVQGRQWRFTTKPHGPAKDAALVTVGANGDGDFSTVQGALDHVPDRPARRTTVFVKNGDYEEIVYFRNKRDLSIVGEDRDKVRIHYANNEVFNPHPLNVATNELPGTFPSRRAAFMADNVHDLALVNLTIETTAKGQAEGLLLNGSRNIVSHVTVRGSGDALQTNGSAYYSHFRLVGDGDTILGRGPAFFRDCDIASKGAFMWIRNPRENHGNVFVGCRFTALGGPAEIARLPDNKGKNYPYAEAVLIDSTLDGILPAGWTDIGDGATHVKFWEFNSRAADGKPVDTGARHPRSRQLDAARDAALIAQYRDPAFVLGGWRPALAPVILAQPRAAAADGGTTLTVRAAGVPEPAYRWYRDGKPVAGDGPALLVREPGRYTVEVSNGSGRVASAPVAVGI, from the coding sequence ATGACATCCACCCGTTCGCCGGCCGCCGTGGCGCTGGCCATCCCTCTCGCTTCCGTGCTTGCCGCCGCCGCGGCCCTTGCCTCCCTCCCCGCCCTTGCCGTCGAGCTGCTGCCGCGCGCCGGCGCCACCGGCGTCAACCCGGATACGCCGCTACGGCTCGTGTTCGACACCTCGCCCACCGTGGGCACGCGCGGCCGGATCCGCATCTACGACGCCGCCGACGACAGGCTGGTGGACACGCTCGACCTGTCGATCCCCGCCGGCCCGACGACGCGGCGCACGGCGCCGCGCGCGCCCTACCTGGTCCACCCTTATCCCTACGGCGGCCCGCGCCGCACCAATGCCGACACCAGGCCCGGCACGCCGACGGCCGGCGTGGACCCGGCGCCGGTGGCCGCGCCCGGCGACTACCAGCTGACGATCATCGGCGGCTTCACCGAGGGCTTTCATTTTCATCCGGTGATCGTGCGCGGCAACACGGCGCTGGTCACCCCGCACCACGACCTGCTCGACTACGGCAAGACGTATTACGTGCAGGTCGATCCCGGCGTGCTGTCCGGCGACGGCTTCGACGGCGTCCAGGGCCGGCAATGGCGCTTCACGACGAAGCCGCACGGCCCGGCGAAGGATGCGGCGCTGGTCACCGTCGGCGCGAACGGCGATGGCGACTTTTCGACCGTGCAGGGCGCGCTCGACCACGTTCCGGACCGGCCAGCCCGGCGCACGACGGTCTTCGTGAAGAACGGCGACTACGAGGAAATCGTCTATTTCCGCAACAAGCGCGACCTGTCCATCGTGGGCGAGGACCGCGACAAGGTGCGCATCCACTATGCCAACAACGAGGTGTTCAACCCCCATCCGCTGAACGTGGCCACCAACGAGCTGCCGGGCACGTTCCCGTCGCGCCGCGCCGCCTTCATGGCGGACAACGTGCACGATCTCGCGCTCGTCAACCTGACAATCGAGACCACCGCGAAAGGCCAGGCAGAGGGCCTGCTGCTGAACGGCTCGCGCAACATCGTCTCGCACGTGACGGTGCGCGGTTCCGGCGATGCGCTGCAGACCAACGGCAGCGCCTACTACAGCCACTTCCGGCTGGTGGGCGACGGCGACACGATCCTCGGGCGCGGCCCGGCCTTCTTCCGCGATTGCGACATCGCCTCGAAAGGCGCGTTCATGTGGATCCGCAACCCGCGGGAAAACCACGGCAACGTGTTCGTCGGATGCCGGTTCACCGCCCTTGGCGGGCCCGCCGAGATCGCGCGGCTGCCGGACAACAAGGGGAAGAATTATCCGTACGCCGAGGCCGTGCTGATCGATTCCACGCTGGACGGCATCCTGCCGGCCGGCTGGACGGATATCGGCGACGGCGCAACGCACGTGAAATTCTGGGAATTCAACTCGCGCGCGGCGGACGGCAAGCCCGTCGATACCGGCGCGCGGCATCCGCGCTCGCGGCAGCTCGACGCAGCGCGCGACGCGGCCCTGATCGCGCAGTACCGCGATCCGGCCTTCGTGCTGGGCGGATGGCGGCCGGCACTGGCGCCGGTCATCCTGGCCCAGCCGCGTGCCGCGGCGGCCGATGGCGGGACGACGCTGACCGTGCGCGCCGCCGGCGTGCCGGAGCCGGCCTACCGCTGGTATCGGGATGGCAAGCCAGTTGCCGGCGATGGCCCCGCGCTGCTCGTGCGCGAGCCGGGGCGCTATA